The Oenanthe melanoleuca isolate GR-GAL-2019-014 chromosome 15, OMel1.0, whole genome shotgun sequence genome contains a region encoding:
- the TOP3B gene encoding DNA topoisomerase 3-beta-1: MRTVLMVAEKPSLAQSIAKILSRGNMSSRKGLNGACSVHEYTGSFIGQSAHFKMTSVCGHVMTLDFIGKYNSWDKVDPAELFSKAPTEKKEANPKLTMVKFLQVEGRGCDCIVLWLDCDKEGENICFEVLDAVLPVMNKPRGMERTIYRAKFSSITDTDICNAMNHLGEPNRNEALSVDARQELDLRIGCAFTRFQTKYFQGKYGNLDSSLISFGPCQTPTLGFCVERHDKIQSFKPETYWVLQAKVNPEKESSLTLDWDRVRVFDREVAQMFLNITKMAKEAKVESVSKKEKVKQRPLALNTVEMLRVASAALGMGPQHAMQIAERLYTQGYISYPRTETTHYPENFDLKGCLRQQANNPYWAETVKTLLSEGINRPRKGHDAGDHPPITPMRAATEAELGGDGWRLYEYITRHFIATVSADCKYLQTTISFSIGPERFTCVGKVVTTPGFTEIMPWHSIPLEESLPHCEKGDLFPVGEIKLLEKQTSPPDYLTEAELITLMEKHGIGTDASIPVHINNICQRNYVTVESGRRLKPTNLGIVLVHGYYKIDAELVLPTIRSAVEKQLNLIALGKANYHQVLDHTLDIFKRKFHYFVDSIAGMDELMEVSFSPLAATGKPLSRCGKCHRFMKYIQAKPSRLHCSHCDDTYSLPQNGTIKLYKELRCPLDDFELVLWSSGSRGKSYPLCPYCYNHPPFRDMKKGMGCNECTHPTCQHSLSMLGIGQCVECENGVLVLDPTSGPKWKMACNKCNVVVHFFENAHKVRVSAETCELCEAALVDVDFNKAKSPLPGDETQHSGCVFCDPVFQDLVELKHAAMRHPMHRGGQGKRQGRGRGKGRRPGGRLNPKKPKDKMAALAAYFV, translated from the exons ATGAGGACCGTGCTCATGGTGGCGGAGAAGCCGTCCCTGGCGCAGTCCATCGCCAAGATCCTTTCCAGAG GGAACATGTCCTCTCGCAAGGGACTCAACGGGGCGTGCTCTGTGCATGAGTACACCGGGTCCTTCATAGGGCAGAGTGCCCACTTCAAGATGACATCGGTGTGTGGTCACGTCATGACTTTGGATTTCATAG gaaaatatAACAGCTGGGATAAAGTGGATCCAGCAGAACTTTTTAGCAAAGCTcccacagaaaagaaagaagctaATCCCAAACTGACCATGGTGAAGTTTTTACAG GTGGAGGGAAGAGGCTGTGATTGTATTGTCTTGTGGTTGGATTGTGATAAGGAAGGAGAAAACATCTGTTTTGAA GTTCTTGATGCTGTTCTTCCTGTCATGAACAAACCTCGTGGCATGGAGAGGACGATTTACAGAGCTAAATTCAGTTCCATCACCGACACAGACATCTGCAATGCCATGAATCACTTGGGAGAGCCCAATCGCAACGAAGCTCTGTCCGTGGATGCCCGCCAGGAGCTGGATCTGAGGATTGGCTGTGCCTTCACAAG GTTCCAGACTAAATATTTTCAGGGGAAATATGGGAATTTAGACAGCTCCCTCATCTCATTTGGGCCGTGTCAGACCCCAACACTTGGATTCTGTGTTGAGAGGCATGACAAAATTCAGTCATTTAAGCCTGAGACTTACTGGGTGTTGCAAGCTAAA GTGAACCCTGAAAAAGAAAGTTCTCTCACTTTGGATTGGGATAGAGTGAGGGTGTTTGATCGTGAGGTTGCTCAAATGTTCTTGAATATAACAAAGATGGCAAAAGAAGCAAAG GTAGAATCTGTGAGTAAAAAAGAGAAGGTGAAACAGAGGCCACTGGCTCTGAACACAGTAGAAATGCTCCGAGTAGCCAGTGCCGCTTTAG GAATGGGTCCCCAACATGCCATGCAAATAGCAGAGCGTCTTTACACTCAAGGCTATATCAGCTACCCTCGAACAGAAACTACCCATTATCCAGAAAACTTTGACCTGAAGGGATGTTTGAGACAACAAGCCAATAATCCTTATTGGGCAGAAACT GTAAAAACATTGCTATCAGAAGGCATCAATCGTCCAAGGAAAGGCCATGATGCAGGAGACCATCCTCCCATCACCCCAATGAGAGCAGCAACAGAAGCAGAGTTAG GTGGAGATGGGTGGCGACTGTACGAGTACATAACTCGGCACTTCATTGCCACTGTCAGTGCTGACTGCAAGTACCTACAAACCACCATTTCCTTCAGTATTGGCCCTGAAAGATTTACCTGTGTTGGAAAGGTGGTAACTACACCAG GGTTCACAGAAATTATGCCATGGCACAGCATCCCATTAGAAGAGAGCCTTCCCCACTGTGAGAAAGGAGATCTTTTTCCAGTTGGTGAAATAAAGTTGCTGGAAAAGCAAACCAGCCCTCCTGATTACCTGACAGAAGCAGAGCTTATCACTCTGATGGAAAAGCATGGCATTG GAACTGATGCCAGTATTCCAGTCCACATTAACAACATTTGCCAGCGAAACTATGTCACAGTGGAGAGTGGTCGAAGACTGAAGCCTACAAACCTTGGCATTGTTCTGGTTCATGGTTATTATAAAATAG ATGCAGAATTGGTTCTTCCTACAATCCGCAGTGCTGTAGAGAAGCAACTCAACTTAATAGCTCTGGGTAAAGCAAATTATCATCAGGTCCTGGATCACACCCTtgacattttcaaaaggaaGTTTCACTATTTTGTGGATTCTATTGCAG GTATGGATGAACTGATGGAAGTGTCTTTTTCACCCTTGGCTGCCACAGGCAAACCCCTTTCCCGCTGTGGTAAATGCCATCGTTTCATGAAGTACATTCAG GCCAAGCCGAGTCGCCTGCACTGCTCTCACTGTGATGACACCTACAGTCTCCCTCAGAATGGTACCATCAAACTCTACAAGGAGTTGCGTTGTCCCCTGGATGACTTTGAGCTGGTGCTGTGGTCATCTGGATCCAGAGGAAAGAGCTATCCACTGTGCCCATATTGTTACAACCATCCTCCCTTCAGGGACATGAAAAAAG GCATGGGCTGTAATGAGTGCACCCACCCCACGTGCCAGCATTCCCTTAGCATGCTTGGAATTGGGCAGTGTGTGGAGTGTGAGAACGGGGTTCTGGTGCTGGACCCCACATCAGGTCCCAAGTGGAAGATGGCCTGCAACAAATGTAACGTGGTGGTGCACTTCTTTGAGAATGCCCACAAGGTGCGAGTGTCAGCCGAGACCTGTGAGCTGTGCGAAGCAGCACTGGTGGACGTGGATTTTAACAAAGCCAAGTCTCCCTTACCTGGCGATGAGACCCAGCATTCGGGCTGTGTGTTCTGTGACCCCGTGTTTCAGGATCTGGTGGAGCTGAAACACGCGGCCATGAGGCACCCCATGCACCGTGGGGGACAAGGGAAGAGGCAGGGCCGGGGAAGGGGCAAAGGCCGGAGACCTGGAGGAAGACTCAACCCAAAGAAGCCCAAGGACAAaatggcagctctggctgcttaCTTTGTATAA